In the genome of Megalops cyprinoides isolate fMegCyp1 chromosome 7, fMegCyp1.pri, whole genome shotgun sequence, one region contains:
- the LOC118780259 gene encoding ammonium transporter Rh type A-like yields the protein MKLPPSSLRVRLPALVLLLEALLLALYASFVTYDDDADARLQNNHTDPMDNSLYRHYPLFADVQVMIFIGFGCLLAFLRLYGFGGMVFNFLTATFTIQWAVLVQGYFQFYSDGKIRLGVANLLSAEFACAVVLISFGAVLGKTSPVQLLIMALLEVPVFAATEWAVLKYLRINDAGGSILIHLFACYFGLGVTFVLYRPGVRDGHAKEVTSYQSDILSVMGTLFLWVFWPSFNSAAALRGDDQHRAVLHTFIGLSASTLTAFALSALLSKRGKLSMADVQNVTLAGGVTVGAAVDMMISPAAAYVLGMMGGTACMLGYRYLSPLLARRFRIQDQCGIHNLHGLTGLIASLASIWAVLTASEETYGPSLYQTFAHLAPPEGDPKLQELRELIPGLEPGLGRSVREQALYQVAATFAAIGVAAVGGVLTGLVLKLPFLAPPSDEMCFDDELFFEVPSDYDSTGGHVCPVSQEDSKA from the coding sequence aTGAAGCTCCCTCCCAGCAGCCTGAGAGTGCGGCTGCCGgccctcgtcctcctcctgGAGGCTCTTCTCCTGGCTCTCTACGCCAGCTTCGTCACCTACGACGACGATGCTGACGCCAGGCTGCAGAACAACCACACTGACCCCATGGACAACTCGCTGTACCGGCACTACCCGCTCTTTGCCGACGTGCAGGTGATGATCTTCATCGGCTTCGGCTGCCTGCTGGCGTTCCTGCGCCTCTACGGATTTGGCGGGATGGTTTTCAACTTCCTGACGGCCACCTTCACCATACAGTGGGCCGTCCTGGTGCAGGGCTATTTCCAGTTTTACTCAGACGGCAAGATCCGCCTGGGCGTGGCCAACCTCCTCAGTGCGGAGTTCGCCTGCGCCGTGGTGCTCATCTCCTTCGGGGCGGTGCTGGGGAAGACCAGCCCGGTGCAGCTGCTGATCATGGCCCTCCTGGAGGTGCCAGTGTTCGCAGCCACGGAGTGGGCCGTGCTGAAGTACCTCAGGATTAACGACGCGGGCGGATCCATCCTCATCCACCTCTTCGCCTGCTACTTCGGGCTCGGGGTCACCTTTGTCCTGTACCGGCCGGGTGTCAGAGATGGCCATGCCAAGGAGGTGACCAGCTACCAGTCGGACATCCTGTCCGTGATGGGGACGCTGTTCCTCTGGGTGTTCTGGCCCTCCTTCAACTCGGCGGCGGCCCTCCGGGGGGACGACCAGCACCGGGCGGTTCTGCACACCTTCATCGGGCTCAGCGCCTCCACCCTGACCGCCTTCGCTCTCTCCGCTCTGCTCAGCAAGCGGGGAAAACTCAGCATGGCAGATGTGCAGAATGTCACACTGGCAGGCGGGGTGACCGTGGGGGCGGCGGTCGACATGATGATCTCGCCGGCGGCGGCGTACGTGCTAGGGATGATGGGAGGTACCgcgtgcatgctgggatacaggTACCTCTCTCCCCTGCTAGCCCGACGCTTCCGGATTCAGGACCAGTGTGGCATCCACAACCTCCACGGCCTGACGGGCCTCATCGCCAGCCTGGCCAGCATCTGGGCCGTGCTGACCGCCAGCGAGGAGACATACGGCCCCAGCCTGTACCAGACCTTCGCCCACCTGGCGCCCCCAGAGGGGGACCCCAAGCTGCAGGAGCTCCGGGAGCTGATCCCGGGCCTGGAGCCTGGTCTGGGCCGCAGCGTCAGGGAGCAGGCCCTCTACCAGGTGGCTGCCACATTCGCCGCCATAGGCGTGGCAGCAGTGGGCGGGGTCCTGACGGGCCTGGTGCTGAAGCTGCCATTCCTGGCTCCACCCTCCGATGAGATGTGCTTCGACGACGAGCTGTTCTTCGAAGTGCCGTCCGATTACGACAGCACAGGGGGGCACGTGTGCCCCGTCAGCCAGGAGGATTCAAAAGCTTGA
- the LOC118781155 gene encoding transcription factor HES-5-like produces MAPTATAAMNSSKEYLTLNNKLRKPMVEKMRRDRINSSIEQLKSLLGPELLNQNPDSKQEKADILEMTVCFLRRQHQHQQANSMSCSTAVSEGYFKCVQEAVSFLSRCEVKTASQRRLLSHFQTLKPSSDKSSSHGVLPQLTSPARNSASKEETAASSALWRPW; encoded by the exons atgGCACCTACAGCCACTGCAGCAATGAACTCTTCCAAGGAGTACCTGACTCTCAACAACAag CTGAGAAAGCCGATGGTGGAGAAGATGCGCAGAGATCGTATCAACAGCAGCATTGAGCAGCTCAAGTCTCTCCTGGGCCCAGAGCTTCTCAACCAGAATCCCGACTCCAAGCAGGAGAAAGCCGACATCCTGGAGATGACCGTTTGCTTCCTGAGAcggcagcaccagcaccagcaagCTAACAGCATGTCCTGCTCTACAGCTGTCAGTGAGGGCTACTTCAAGTGTGTCCAAGAAGCTGTGAGCTTCCTGTCACGTTGTGAAGTGAAGACAGCGTCCCAGAGAAGACTGCTGAGCCATTTCCAAACCCTGAAGCCTTCCTCTGATAAGAGCAGCAGTCACGGTGTCCTGCCTCAGCTGACCTCCCCAGCCCGCAACTCTGCCAGCAAAGAGGAGACTGCAGCCAGCAGCGCCCTCTGGAGGCCCTGGTAG
- the LOC118781193 gene encoding transcription factor HES-5-like codes for MAPTATAAMNSSKEYLTLNNKLRKPMVEKMRRDRINSSIEQLKSLLGPELLSQNPDSKQEKADILEMTVCFLRRQHQHQQANSMSCSTAVSEGYFKCVQEAVSFLSRCEVKTASQRRLLSHFQTLKPSSDKSSSHGVLPQLTSPARNSASKEETAASSALWRPW; via the exons atgGCACCTACAGCCACTGCAGCAATGAACTCTTCCAAGGAGTACCTGACTCTCAACAACAag CTGAGAAAGCCAATGGTGGAGAAGATGCGCAGAGATCGTATCAACAGCAGCATTGAGCAGCTCAAGTCTCTCCTGGGCCCAGAGCTTCTCAGCCAGAATCCCGACTCCAAGCAGGAGAAAGCCGACATCCTGGAGATGACCGTTTGCTTCCTGAGAcggcagcaccagcaccagcaagCTAACAGCATGTCCTGCTCTACAGCTGTCAGTGAGGGCTACTTCAAGTGTGTCCAAGAAGCTGTGAGCTTCCTGTCACGTTGTGAAGTGAAGACAGCGTCACAGAGAAGACTGCTGAGCCATTTCCAAACCCTGAAGCCTTCCTCTGATAAGAGCAGCAGTCACGGTGTCCTGCCTCAGCTGACCTCCCCAGCCCGCAACTCTGCCAGCAAAGAGGAGACTGCAGCCAGCAGCGCCCTCTGGAGGCCCTGGTAG
- the LOC118781195 gene encoding transcription factor HES-5-like, whose translation MAPTATAAMNSSKEYLTLNNKLRKPMVEKMRRDRINSSIEQLKSLLGPELLNQNPDSKQEKADILEMTVCFLRRQHQHQQANSISCSTAVSEGYFKCVQEAVSFLSRCEVKTASQRRLLSHFQTLKPSSDKSSSHGVLPQLTSPARNSASKEETAASSALWRPW comes from the exons atgGCACCTACAGCCACTGCAGCAATGAACTCTTCCAAGGAGTACCTGACTCTCAACAACAag CTGAGAAAGCCGATGGTGGAGAAGATGCGCAGAGATCGTATCAACAGCAGCATCGAGCAGCTCAAGTCTCTCCTGGGCCCAGAGCTTCTCAACCAGAATCCCGACTCCAAACAGGAGAAAGCCGACATCCTGGAGATGACCGTTTGCTTCCTGAGAcggcagcaccagcaccagcaagCTAACAGCATATCCTGCTCTACAGCTGTCAGTGAGGGCTACTTCAAGTGTGTCCAAGAGGCTGTGAGCTTCCTGTCACGTTGTGAAGTGAAGACAGCGTCACAGAGAAGACTGCTGAGCCATTTCCAAACCCTGAAGCCTTCCTCTGATAAGAGCAGCAGTCACGGTGTCCTGCCTCAGCTGACCTCCCCAGCCCGCAACTCTGCCAGCAAAGAGGAGACTGCAGCCAGCAGCGCCCTCTGGAGGCCCTGGTAG
- the LOC118781181 gene encoding transcription factor HES-5-like, translated as MAPTATAAMNSSKEYLTLNNKLRKPMVEKMRRDRINSSIEQLKSLLGPELLSQNPDSKQEKADILEMTVCFLRRQHQHQQANSMSCSTAVSEGYFKCVQEAVNFLSRCEVKTASQRRLLSHFQTLKPSSDKSSSHGVLPQLTSPARNSASKEETAASSALWRPW; from the exons atgGCACCTACAGCCACTGCAGCAATGAACTCTTCCAAGGAGTACCTGACTCTCAACAACAag CTGAGAAAGCCGATGGTGGAGAAGATGCGCAGAGATCGTATCAACAGCAGCATCGAGCAGCTCAAGTCTCTCCTGGGCCCAGAGCTTCTCAGCCAGAATCCCGACTCCAAGCAGGAGAAAGCCGACATCCTGGAGATGACCGTTTGCTTCCTGAGAcggcagcaccagcaccagcaagCTAACAGCATGTCCTGCTCTACAGCTGTCAGTGAAGGCTACTTCAAGTGTGTCCAAGAGGCTGTGAACTTCCTGTCACGTTGTGAAGTGAAGACAGCGTCCCAGAGAAGACTGCTGAGCCATTTCCAAACCCTGAAGCCTTCCTCTGATAAGAGCAGCAGTCACGGTGTCCTGCCTCAGCTGACCTCCCCAGCCCGCAACTCTGCCAGTAAAGAGGAGACTGCAGCCAGCAGCGCCCTCTGGAGGCCCTGGTAG
- the LOC118781222 gene encoding transcription factor HES-5-like translates to MAPTATAAMNSSKEYLTLNNKLRKPMVEKMRRDRINSSIEQLKSLLGPELLSQNPDSKQEKADILEMTVCFLRRQHQHQQANSMSCSTAVSEGYFKCVQEAVSFLSHCEVKTASQRRLLSRFQTLKPSSDKSSSHGVLPQLTSPARNSASKEETAASSALWRPW, encoded by the exons atgGCACCTACAGCCACTGCAGCAATGAACTCTTCCAAGGAGTACCTGACTCTCAACAACAag CTGAGAAAGCCGATGGTGGAGAAGATGCGCAGAGATCGTATCAACAGCAGCATCGAGCAGCTCAAGTCTCTCCTGGGCCCAGAGCTTCTCAGCCAGAATCCCGACTCCAAGCAGGAGAAAGCCGACATCCTGGAGATGACCGTTTGCTTCCTGAGAcggcagcaccagcaccagcaagCTAACAGCATGTCCTGCTCTACAGCTGTCAGTGAAGGCTACTTCAAGTGTGTCCAAGAGGCTGTGAGCTTCCTGTCACATTGTGAAGTGAAGACAGCGTCCCAGAGAAGACTGCTGAGCCGTTTCCAAACCCTGAAGCCTTCCTCTGATAAGAGCAGCAGTCACGGTGTCCTGCCTCAGCTGACCTCCCCAGCCCGCAACTCTGCCAGCAAAGAGGAGACTGCAGCCAGCAGCGCCCTCTGGAGGCCCTGGTAG